In Pelosinus sp. IPA-1, a single genomic region encodes these proteins:
- the ylbJ gene encoding sporulation integral membrane protein YlbJ — protein MRIFGRGKRYHSRLLAYFMAFSAVFITISMVNYPKDAFDSAIMGLNLWWNVVFPSLLPFFILSEILMGLGVVHFIGVLLEPLMRPIFNVPGIGAFALSMGLASGYPMDAVITCKFRKSKLCTGVEAERLLSFTNTADPLFMFGAVAVGMFGMPELGVIIALAHYLSSFLVGIIFRFHGRGRDNYKNDTQVATGNIILRAFRALYAAKQEDKRSIAQLLGDSVKNSMNTILLIGGFIILFSVFLQILSVIGVTALLSNAFAVFLGIIGFTTNLAPALVSGLFEIDLGTLAASQADGPLIEKVVVASAIIAWSGLSVHGQVASIVIESGIRMVPYMVARILHALLASILTIILMISPFSSITQLFTLPVMLIPTSSAIAVSFLTRIEQVSYQILILLSIMIALSIAIHIIKELYQYVSKDLGFIKHIGHKHKP, from the coding sequence ATGAGAATTTTCGGCAGAGGTAAACGTTATCACTCCCGGCTACTAGCATATTTTATGGCATTTAGTGCAGTATTTATTACTATTTCTATGGTTAACTATCCTAAAGATGCATTTGATTCAGCTATTATGGGCCTTAATTTATGGTGGAATGTAGTTTTTCCTTCTTTGTTGCCTTTTTTTATTTTGTCAGAAATTCTCATGGGATTAGGCGTAGTTCATTTCATCGGCGTCTTGCTGGAACCATTAATGAGGCCCATTTTTAATGTTCCGGGAATAGGAGCATTTGCCTTATCAATGGGATTAGCTTCAGGATATCCTATGGATGCTGTAATAACATGTAAGTTCCGCAAGAGTAAACTATGTACTGGTGTTGAAGCAGAGAGATTGCTGTCCTTTACAAATACGGCAGACCCCCTCTTTATGTTTGGTGCTGTTGCTGTTGGGATGTTTGGTATGCCAGAATTAGGTGTAATTATCGCATTGGCTCATTACCTATCAAGTTTTCTTGTAGGTATTATCTTTCGTTTCCATGGTCGTGGTCGAGATAATTATAAGAATGATACACAAGTGGCAACAGGAAACATTATACTCAGGGCATTCCGTGCTTTATATGCTGCAAAACAAGAGGATAAACGATCTATAGCGCAATTGCTTGGTGATTCTGTAAAAAATTCTATGAATACAATTTTACTTATTGGTGGGTTTATTATTCTGTTCTCCGTATTTCTACAAATTTTATCGGTTATTGGAGTAACGGCTCTTTTGAGTAACGCTTTTGCAGTGTTCTTGGGGATAATTGGATTTACTACAAATCTAGCGCCAGCTTTAGTTAGTGGATTATTCGAAATAGATTTAGGTACATTAGCAGCGAGTCAGGCTGATGGACCATTAATTGAAAAAGTAGTAGTAGCAAGTGCAATTATTGCTTGGAGCGGCCTTTCTGTTCACGGCCAAGTGGCTAGTATTGTTATAGAATCAGGTATAAGAATGGTGCCGTATATGGTGGCTAGAATTCTTCATGCCTTACTCGCTTCAATACTTACAATCATATTAATGATATCGCCCTTTAGTAGCATAACTCAATTATTTACACTTCCTGTAATGCTTATCCCGACTAGCTCGGCTATAGCTGTTTCCTTCTTAACAAGAATAGAGCAAGTGAGTTATCAAATATTAATATTATTAAGTATTATGATTGCTCTATCTATAGCCATACATATTATCAAAGAATTGTACCAATATGTAAGTAAAGATCTTGGATTTATTAAACACATTGGGCATAAACATAAGCCATAA
- a CDS encoding patatin-like phospholipase family protein, with the protein MRPKVGIALGSGGLRGLAHVGVLKVLERENIPIDYIAGCSIGSLIGALYCSGQTPETILRLAKHLKPRNWLDFMISKMGVISGDKVLEIIHLLTKGKSFSELKIPLAIVATEIKQGKEIIFTEGNVAIAVRASISVPGFFVPFSVADMLLVDGAVLNPTPIDVVRKMGANIVIAVDLSHAGTVCNITTIFDVIMQSFDIMERELFKYRQHNWDILIRPDIAHIQPSSFDNMDESVLLGEQAAESMLVDIKRLLNEPIVEYNELDNENPMHLPSN; encoded by the coding sequence ATTAGACCCAAAGTTGGTATAGCTTTAGGATCAGGTGGTTTAAGGGGATTAGCGCATGTTGGTGTACTCAAGGTATTAGAGAGGGAAAATATCCCAATTGATTATATTGCAGGTTGTAGCATTGGTAGCTTAATTGGTGCTTTATATTGTTCCGGCCAGACCCCAGAAACAATATTGCGATTAGCTAAACATTTAAAGCCTCGGAATTGGTTAGACTTTATGATTTCTAAGATGGGGGTAATTTCCGGAGATAAGGTATTAGAGATTATACACTTACTAACTAAAGGAAAAAGCTTTTCAGAATTAAAAATACCATTAGCTATCGTAGCGACGGAAATAAAACAAGGCAAAGAAATCATTTTTACTGAAGGAAATGTAGCGATAGCCGTAAGAGCGAGTATTTCTGTCCCCGGATTCTTTGTACCTTTTAGTGTAGCAGATATGTTATTAGTTGATGGGGCGGTATTAAATCCGACACCAATTGATGTAGTGAGAAAAATGGGGGCTAATATTGTAATTGCAGTTGACCTATCCCATGCAGGAACGGTTTGTAATATTACAACAATATTTGATGTTATTATGCAATCATTTGATATTATGGAGCGAGAATTATTTAAATACCGACAACACAATTGGGATATACTGATACGACCAGATATTGCCCATATACAACCAAGTTCTTTTGATAATATGGACGAAAGCGTTCTTTTAGGGGAACAAGCAGCAGAGAGTATGCTTGTCGATATCAAACGTTTATTGAATGAACCTATAGTGGAATATAACGAGCTGGATAACGAAAATCCCATGCACCTACCTTCCAACTAG
- the coaD gene encoding pantetheine-phosphate adenylyltransferase, producing MRIAICPGSFDPVTNGHIDIFERASKLFDVLIVAVFHNPNKQPLFDMAERVELLTLTTKHIPNVRIDSFSGLLNEYAHQQSSNIIVRGLRALSDFEYEFQRALLIKKIDPTLETVFIMTSSEYSFISSSGIKELANFGGSIAGLVPEGVEHRISKRIKKK from the coding sequence GTGCGAATAGCAATTTGTCCCGGAAGTTTTGATCCAGTTACAAATGGTCACATTGATATTTTCGAACGAGCCAGCAAACTATTTGACGTATTAATTGTTGCAGTATTTCATAATCCGAATAAGCAACCCCTTTTTGATATGGCTGAAAGGGTGGAACTATTAACATTAACGACTAAACACATTCCAAACGTACGTATTGACTCCTTTTCTGGCTTGCTTAATGAATATGCCCATCAGCAAAGTTCCAATATAATTGTTAGGGGTTTACGTGCACTAAGTGACTTTGAATATGAGTTCCAGCGTGCGTTATTAATAAAGAAAATTGACCCTACGCTAGAAACAGTCTTTATTATGACTAGTAGTGAGTATTCCTTTATAAGTTCAAGTGGAATAAAAGAATTAGCTAATTTTGGCGGAAGTATCGCAGGATTGGTGCCTGAAGGCGTAGAACATAGAATTAGTAAGCGCATAAAGAAAAAATAA